The genomic stretch CAAACGTCCCAAAGTACGCCACATCCGCTCGCATAGAAAGAGGTGTTTCTCGAAGCGTTTGGTGATTCGGAACGGCTGAGACATGAGACCCCATACTATAAATCGGATAAGCCATGGATGTGCCGTACTGAATTTTCAACCGCTCCACTGCATCTGTATCATCACTTGCCCAAGCTTGTGGTGCATAATAGAGGAGAGCCGGATCAAAACGCCCACCGCCACCAGCACACGATTCAAACAATACATTTGGAAACTCTGATGTTAAGCGTTCATAAAGATCATAGACACCTAGAATGTAGAGATGGAAAAACTCACCCTGGCGCTCTAAACCTGCAGAGTAGGCCTCCGTAATGTTTCGATTCATATCCCACTTGATATAATCCAGGTTTGTCGCCTTAATGATCGCCTTCATTCGTTCAAAAATGTAGTCAACAACTTCCGCTCGCGTATAATCAAGCACCCGCTGATTGCGCCCTAGCGTAACGTGTTCACCAGGAATCCCTACTGCCCATTCCGGGTGCTCTCGGAACAAATCACTATCAGGACTAATCATTTCCGGCTCAAACCATAACCCAAATTGAAGTCCAGTGCTCTTTACTTTTTCAGCAAGAGAAGCAATGCCATCTGGCAACTTTTCTAAGTCAACCGTCCAGTCCCCAAGAGACGAGCGGTCGTTGTTCCTTTTTCCAAACCAACCATCATCGAGAACGAACAGTTCAACCCCAAGTTCTTTTGCTTCCTTCGCAAAATGAATCAACTTCTCTTCATTAAAATCAAAATATGTCGCTTCCCAGTTATTAATCAGGACAGGACGTTCTTTGTTCTTCCACTGCTCGCTTATAAGCTGTTGGCGATACAGGCGATGGAACGTCTGACTCATTCCGTTCATCCCTTGATCTGAATAAACCATGATCGCTTCCGGTGTTTGGAATGTTTCGCCCGGACTAAGATGCCATTGAAAACCTAATGGATGAATTCCCAGTTGCACGCGCGTGACATCGTAGTGATCGACTTCTGCTTGCGCAAGAAAATTCCCGCTGTATACGAACTGAAAACCAAGCACTTCTCCCGTATGCTCAGTCGCATCTGAAGTTTTTAAAGCAAGAAACGGGTTATGGTGATGAGAACTTGCTCCTCGTATGCTCGAAATCGACTGAATTCCTTGCTCTAACTTTCTCGTCTTCACGTGACGTTCGCGTGCCCATGTACCTGAGAGGTGCACCATTTCCATATCAGCTTGAGGCAAATCAACCGACAGCGACATCATTCGATCAATGGAAATTTCAACATCCGTTTTGTTTATCAGGCGAGCGTTTCGAGCGATCACCGCTTCATTTTCAAAAATCGT from Bacillus sp. Cs-700 encodes the following:
- a CDS encoding alpha-galactosidase; amino-acid sequence: MSILVNQQQFHLTNGKISYIFHILKNGQLGHLYFGKALRDRDYRHFQRTNNPTPASCHTYEDDAAFSLETIQQEYPVYGKGDFREPAFMVSGQKPIANFVYKSHEVVKGKPRLKDLPATYANADEAETLLVVLEDSYQQVELELSYTIFENEAVIARNARLINKTDVEISIDRMMSLSVDLPQADMEMVHLSGTWARERHVKTRKLEQGIQSISSIRGASSHHHNPFLALKTSDATEHTGEVLGFQFVYSGNFLAQAEVDHYDVTRVQLGIHPLGFQWHLSPGETFQTPEAIMVYSDQGMNGMSQTFHRLYRQQLISEQWKNKERPVLINNWEATYFDFNEEKLIHFAKEAKELGVELFVLDDGWFGKRNNDRSSLGDWTVDLEKLPDGIASLAEKVKSTGLQFGLWFEPEMISPDSDLFREHPEWAVGIPGEHVTLGRNQRVLDYTRAEVVDYIFERMKAIIKATNLDYIKWDMNRNITEAYSAGLERQGEFFHLYILGVYDLYERLTSEFPNVLFESCAGGGGRFDPALLYYAPQAWASDDTDAVERLKIQYGTSMAYPIYSMGSHVSAVPNHQTLRETPLSMRADVAYFGTFGYELDPSSLSNDEKEIVKAQIKRYQSLRHLVRDGEFIRLQSPFESNETAWMIVSGDQKEALVGWYKASSTPNPLTNQFLKVRGLAKDRAYDVDGVVYFGDELMSHGLPLPIEFNGANGEQAERGGDFQSKVFYLKAE